A genomic stretch from Hemibagrus wyckioides isolate EC202008001 linkage group LG18, SWU_Hwy_1.0, whole genome shotgun sequence includes:
- the LOC131369316 gene encoding olfactory receptor 4E1-like, with protein MENGSYRYEILKIEGLRVTRYSAYPVFVLLFLIYVFIMVSNLGIVMMIAMEKALHKPMYLLFCNLPVCDALSATVVLPGLLKDILSESERYISYVACVLQAFGAHLVSTSSHTILIIMAFDRYVAICNPLRYNTIMTNKMVVMLSVIAWVSAIIVIIILVALTIRLSHCTSVILNPYCDNPSLFKLSCENVLPNQIYGLLSSAILLALSISSISITYLNIAYICYKNRSSTLKSKAIKTCSTHLIVYLIFLVCGCTILILHRFSAYEELRNLASISYHIVPTSLNPVIYGLQTKEIRQGLKKIVQRRKVIPG; from the coding sequence ATGGAAAACGGTTCATACAGATATGAAATTCTCAAGATCGAAGGATTGCGGGTCACACGTTACTCGGCTTATCCGGTGTTCGTTCTTCTTTTCTTGATCTATGTGTTCATTATGGTATCTAATCTTGGCATTGTCATGATGATAGCAATGGAGAAAGCTCTTCACAAACCAATGTACCTTCTTTTCTGTAACCTTCCTGTGTGTGATGCGCTCAGTGCCACTGTTGTACTGCCTGGTTTACTTAAAGACATTCTGTCTGAATCTGAAAGGTATATCAGCTATGTCGCTTGTGTACTTCAAGCCTTTGGGGCTCATTTGGTGAGTACAAGTTCACACACTATATTAATAATCATGGCTTTCGACAGGTACGTGGCCATATGTAACCCGTTAAGATACAACACCATAATGACTAACAAAATGGTTGTAATGTTATCTGTAATAGCGTGGGTATCTGCTATTATTGTAATCATAATTCTTGTGGCCCTGACTATTAGGCTGTCTCACTGTACTTCAGTAATCTTAAATCCCTACTGTGACAATCCTTCTCTGTTTAAACTGTCTTGTGAGAATGTGTTACCTAATCAGATCTATGGCTTGCTTTCTTCTGCCATACTTTTGGCTCTGTCCATATCATCTATCAGCATTACTTATCTAAACATTGCATACATTTGCTATAAAAATCGAAGCAGCACACTGAAAAGCAAGGCTATAAAAACATGCAGCACCCATCTGATTGTGTATCTCATTTTCCTTGTATGCGGGTGTACCATACTCATTTTGCACCGTTTCTCAGCTTATGAAGAACTCCGAAATCTGGCCAGTATCTCATATCATATTGTTCCTACAAGCCTCAACCCTGTCATATACGGCCTTCAGACCAAAGAAATACGACAGGGGCTCAAGAAGATTGTCCAGAGGAGGAAAGTGATTCCAGGATGA